Proteins from a single region of Chryseobacterium sp. W4I1:
- a CDS encoding prolyl oligopeptidase family serine peptidase — translation MKKFFLSTGLFLSQVIPAQYNYPSTPEKAVVDNYFGTKITDNYRWLEDLKSPDVQSWFKAQSEFSNTIIDKIPNREELFNRMKEVQEMNGDSFGVIKQRKNLYFYAKTKKHESLSKLYSRDLSTGKETLIFDPETLGKNTQITNFTLDLKAEKIAILLSKSGGEICNLKILDIATKKLLKDEIGPIWSEFSFEFTPDGKSVIYTKMSTGDPNSNMLLKDMKAMIHEIGTDSKTDKILASREDYPELDALTEQFTSIGFTDDFQYIILRLSSVKSESPIFVAPYSELKNKKIKWRQIVKPTDDITDIHISGDKLFLLTHKDAPNYKITLTSLSNPDINNAKTVIPESKDAVIIAIHSTKNYLFYSLGNGITRDKYQININTLEPKKVQLPPGVNSSLPLNAHENDNIYCNNVNWLTPLTTYEYNPEKGNAVKSKYLNSETSYPDYNKLYEVKEVEVKSHDGVMVPLSIIYPKNIKMDGSTPAYITGYGGYGISYEPRFSTRLSVLLEQGTIVAIAHVRGGGEKGENWHKTGMKANKPNTWKDFIACSEYLVNQKYTSPSKLIGNGVSMGGVLIGRAITERPDLFAVAIAEVGMTNALRSETTANGPNQIPEIGSIENKEDAKHLLEMDAQSKVKKGVKYPAVIIRTGMNDSRIVPWEPGKFAAILQKNSGSGKPVLLYVNYENGHFTSDMDVVFKEYADIFSFALWQVGHPKFQPSKN, via the coding sequence ATGAAAAAATTTTTTCTGTCTACGGGATTATTTTTAAGCCAGGTAATTCCTGCACAATATAATTATCCGTCAACTCCCGAGAAAGCTGTTGTTGACAATTATTTCGGAACTAAAATCACCGATAATTACAGATGGCTGGAAGATCTTAAAAGTCCAGATGTACAGTCCTGGTTTAAGGCACAGTCCGAGTTCAGCAATACCATTATTGATAAAATTCCAAACCGGGAAGAGCTTTTCAACCGGATGAAAGAAGTACAGGAAATGAATGGAGATTCTTTCGGAGTGATAAAGCAAAGGAAAAATCTATATTTTTACGCCAAAACTAAAAAGCACGAAAGCCTTTCAAAGCTTTATTCTAGGGATCTGTCTACAGGAAAAGAAACTTTGATATTCGATCCGGAAACCCTTGGTAAGAATACACAGATCACAAACTTCACCCTCGATTTAAAAGCTGAGAAAATAGCTATATTACTGTCAAAGTCAGGTGGCGAGATTTGTAATCTTAAAATCTTAGATATTGCTACCAAAAAACTGTTAAAAGATGAGATAGGCCCTATCTGGAGCGAATTCTCTTTTGAGTTTACACCAGACGGTAAATCTGTCATTTATACCAAAATGAGTACCGGTGATCCAAACAGCAACATGCTTTTGAAGGATATGAAAGCGATGATCCACGAGATAGGAACTGATTCAAAAACAGATAAAATACTGGCTTCAAGAGAAGATTATCCCGAACTGGATGCTTTAACAGAGCAGTTCACTAGTATTGGTTTTACGGACGATTTTCAATACATCATCCTTAGATTAAGTTCCGTAAAATCCGAAAGTCCCATTTTTGTAGCTCCTTATTCAGAATTAAAAAATAAGAAGATAAAATGGAGACAGATTGTAAAACCTACAGACGATATTACGGACATCCATATTTCAGGAGATAAACTTTTCCTCCTTACTCATAAGGATGCTCCCAATTATAAGATTACGCTGACCAGTCTCTCAAATCCAGACATTAATAATGCAAAAACTGTTATTCCGGAGAGCAAAGATGCAGTGATCATAGCAATCCACAGTACTAAAAATTATCTTTTCTATTCATTAGGAAATGGTATTACAAGAGATAAATATCAGATAAATATCAATACTTTAGAACCCAAAAAAGTTCAGCTTCCACCGGGTGTTAATAGTTCACTACCCCTAAATGCCCATGAAAATGACAATATCTATTGTAACAATGTAAACTGGCTGACTCCACTGACAACTTATGAGTATAATCCGGAAAAAGGCAACGCAGTAAAGAGTAAATACCTTAATTCTGAAACATCCTACCCTGATTATAATAAACTTTATGAAGTAAAAGAAGTAGAAGTAAAAAGTCATGACGGAGTAATGGTTCCTCTTTCTATTATTTATCCTAAGAATATAAAAATGGATGGCAGTACTCCGGCTTACATTACAGGTTATGGCGGCTATGGAATATCTTATGAACCTCGTTTTTCTACCAGACTATCTGTATTACTGGAACAAGGTACTATAGTTGCTATCGCCCATGTAAGAGGCGGAGGCGAGAAAGGTGAAAACTGGCATAAAACAGGTATGAAAGCCAATAAACCGAATACCTGGAAAGATTTCATCGCATGTTCGGAATATTTGGTAAATCAAAAATACACATCTCCTTCTAAGTTGATCGGAAATGGAGTAAGCATGGGAGGGGTTCTTATTGGAAGAGCGATCACTGAAAGACCGGACCTATTTGCCGTAGCCATTGCTGAAGTGGGAATGACTAACGCTCTGCGCTCAGAAACTACAGCAAACGGACCTAATCAGATTCCGGAAATAGGATCTATTGAAAATAAGGAAGATGCAAAGCACCTTCTGGAAATGGACGCCCAGAGTAAAGTGAAAAAAGGAGTTAAATATCCTGCCGTAATCATTCGTACCGGAATGAACGACTCCAGGATTGTACCTTGGGAACCTGGAAAATTTGCGGCCATATTGCAGAAAAATTCAGGCTCAGGAAAACCCGTTTTATTGTATGTAAATTATGAAAACGGACATTTCACCAGTGATATGGATGTAGTTTTCAAGGAATATGCAGATATCTTTTCATTTGCTTTATGGCAGGTGGGACATCCAAAGTTTCAGCCTTCTAAGAATTAA